The nucleotide window GTGCTGGCAGAAAACCTGGTGCGCCGCTGCGACCCCGCCACGCTGACGGCTTCGCTGAAGCAGCTGATCGAGCGCCGCCGCGACCTCGACTTCCCGTGGTTCCCCGCGCGCGTGGTGTGCCACGACATCCTCGGCCAGACCGCGCTGGTGGACCTGGCCGGCCTGCGCGACGCGATTGCCGACCAGGGCGGCGACCCGGCCAAGGTCAACCCGGTGGTGCCGGTGCAGCTGATCGTCGACCACTCGCTGGCGGTGGAATGCGGCGGCTTCGATCCCGATGCCTTCGCCAAGAACCGCGCCATCGAAGACCGTCGCAACGAAGACCGTTTCCATTTCATCGACTGGACCAAGAAGGCGTTCAAGAACGTCGACGTGATCCCGCCGGGCAACGGCATCATGCACCAGATCAACCTGGAGAAGATGTCGCCGGTGATCCACAACGACAACGGCGTGGCCTATCCCGACACCTGCGTCGGCACCGACAGCCACACCCCGCACGTGGATGCGCTGGGCGTGATCGCCATCGGCGTGGGCGGGCTGGAAGCCGAGAACGTGATGCTCGGCCGCGCCTCGTGGATGCGCCTGCCGGATATCGTCGGCGTCGAGCTGACCGGCAAGCGCCAGCCCGGCATCACCGCCACCGACATCGTGCTGGCCCTGACCGAATTCCTGCGCAAGGAGAAGGTGGTCGGCGCCTACCTGGAGTTCCGCGGCGAAGGCGCTTCGAGCCTGACGCTTGGCGACCGCGCCACGATCTCGAACATGGCGCCGGAATACGGCGCGACTGCCGCGATGTTCTTCATCGACGAGCAGACCATCGAATACCTGCGCCTGACCGGCCGCACCGACGAGCAGCTCAAGCTGGTCGAAACCTATGCGAAGGCCGCCGGCCTGTGGGCCGACTCGCTGCAAAACGCCGAATACGAGCGCGTGCTGCGCTTCGACCTGTCGACCGTGGTGCGCAACATGGCCGGCCCGTCGAACCCGCACAAGCGCCTGCCGACCTCGGCGCTGGCCGAGCGCGGCATCGCCGTGGACCTGGACAAGGCGCGCGCGCAGGAGGCCGAGGGCCTGATGCCCGATGGCGCGGTGATCATCGCCGCCATCACCAGCTGCACCAACACCAGCAACCCGCGCAACGTGATCGCCGCCGCGCTGCTGGCACGCAATGCCAACGCGCGCGGGCTGACGCGCAAGCCGTGGGTCAAGTCGTCGCTGGCGCCGGGATCCAAGGCGGTCGAGCTGTACCTGGAAGAAGCGAAGCTGCTGCCCGACCTGGAAAAGCTCGGTTTCGGCATCGTCGCCTTCGCCTGCACCACCTGCAACGGCATGTCCGGCGCGCTCGATCCCAAGATCCAG belongs to Cupriavidus taiwanensis and includes:
- the acnD gene encoding Fe/S-dependent 2-methylisocitrate dehydratase AcnD; amino-acid sequence: MNSANRKPLPGTKLDYFDARAAVEAIEPGAYDKLPYTSRVLAENLVRRCDPATLTASLKQLIERRRDLDFPWFPARVVCHDILGQTALVDLAGLRDAIADQGGDPAKVNPVVPVQLIVDHSLAVECGGFDPDAFAKNRAIEDRRNEDRFHFIDWTKKAFKNVDVIPPGNGIMHQINLEKMSPVIHNDNGVAYPDTCVGTDSHTPHVDALGVIAIGVGGLEAENVMLGRASWMRLPDIVGVELTGKRQPGITATDIVLALTEFLRKEKVVGAYLEFRGEGASSLTLGDRATISNMAPEYGATAAMFFIDEQTIEYLRLTGRTDEQLKLVETYAKAAGLWADSLQNAEYERVLRFDLSTVVRNMAGPSNPHKRLPTSALAERGIAVDLDKARAQEAEGLMPDGAVIIAAITSCTNTSNPRNVIAAALLARNANARGLTRKPWVKSSLAPGSKAVELYLEEAKLLPDLEKLGFGIVAFACTTCNGMSGALDPKIQQEIIDRDLYATAVLSGNRNFDGRIHPYAKQAFLASPPLVVAYAIAGTIRFDIERDVLGTDPDGKPVYLKDIWPSDEEIDAIVRQSVKPEQFRKVYEPMFALTADTGESAAPLYDWRPQSTYIRRPPYWEGALAGERTLRGLRPLALLGDNITTDHLSPSNAILLDSAAGEYLAKMGLPEEDFNSYATHRGDHLTAQRATFANPTLVNEMAVVDGQVKKGSLARIEPEGKVVRMWEAIETYMERKQPLIIIAGADYGQGSSRDWAAKGVRLAGVEVIVAEGFERIHRTNLIGMGVLPLEFKPGVNRLTLGLDGTETYDVTGERQPRATLTLVIHRKNGERVEVPVTCRLDSDEEVSIYEAGGVLQRFAQDFLESSKAAA